From Alteromonas sp. RKMC-009, one genomic window encodes:
- a CDS encoding prolyl oligopeptidase family serine peptidase: protein MKKMLSLVIAAALGTSLSACVSTAADPVTSSTPVPVTAPPAVVTPETVTQPVSSDTITLKQIMADPQWIGRSPVRPGWSLDGSMLVYEQERENSHLRDVFAAPVNMPANAERIPLSEQYLYRYSEKAQSVDGQTMAFLAGESVFIKHKSQPAEQLIRGGAPVHGLSFMTDGRLMVTTGNRIVAIDVNNGRREQLFSWAFGDKPEAVSEPEDYIAGEQIKLIKYIDKKRRQSQQSADRNEKLKTVSPAYVQDKVWFDKGDRLVTASVSPNGKFALVVTTADVKSRDDSDIMPHFIQEDARILPMRVRSRVADAEPVNHDAWLVNLQTGEKSKLSYMSLPGYNDDVLADVKSENAAARGDKYVVNRLPRDITLFSSWDRNNPSVRWHKNGGALALMLEAWDNKDRWIVTVDFEKGRFETQERLHDDAWVNYSHNQFGWLNNSETLFYQSEKDGYSHLYLQVPGESPQQLTRGQFVTEEPALTSDDKFIYYQANKKHPGIYEVYRVNTATGASEAMTDLNGITDFVLSPDNNTLLLTHSKVNRPPELYIKKAGDSGAAQKITDTVSDAFLSMPWAVPQVVAMPSSHTSQPVYARVYLPEGYNEGEKRKAVVFNHGAGYLQNAHLGWSGYFREYMFNSMLVQQGYVVMDMDYRASKGYGRDWRTAIYRQMGTPEVEDLRDGVNWLTENANVDPARIGTYGGSYGGFLTFMSMFTAPDLFAAGAALRPVTDWAHYNAPYTSNILNTPDVDPIAFERSSPIYFAEGLEKPLLIIAPMVDDNVFFQDSVRLVQRLIELEKTDFETAIYPVEPHGFVQPSSWLDEYRRIYKLFDTNL from the coding sequence ATGAAAAAAATGTTAAGCCTCGTTATTGCTGCTGCGTTAGGCACGTCACTTTCCGCTTGTGTCTCTACAGCTGCTGATCCCGTTACTTCCTCAACGCCGGTACCGGTCACTGCACCACCTGCTGTGGTAACACCGGAAACAGTCACTCAACCAGTGTCATCAGACACGATTACACTGAAACAAATTATGGCCGATCCACAGTGGATAGGTCGTTCTCCGGTACGCCCCGGCTGGAGCCTTGACGGCAGCATGCTGGTGTATGAGCAGGAACGGGAGAACAGTCATCTCCGTGATGTATTTGCCGCTCCGGTCAACATGCCTGCCAATGCAGAGCGTATCCCGCTATCCGAACAGTACCTGTACCGCTACAGCGAAAAAGCACAAAGTGTTGATGGCCAGACAATGGCATTTCTCGCCGGAGAGAGTGTTTTTATAAAACACAAAAGTCAGCCGGCCGAACAACTCATCCGTGGCGGAGCTCCGGTACACGGATTGTCTTTTATGACCGACGGCAGGCTGATGGTGACCACAGGTAACCGTATCGTTGCTATCGACGTGAATAATGGCAGACGTGAGCAACTGTTCAGTTGGGCATTCGGGGACAAGCCTGAAGCAGTAAGCGAACCGGAAGACTATATTGCCGGTGAACAGATAAAATTAATCAAATATATCGACAAAAAACGCAGACAGAGCCAGCAAAGTGCTGACCGTAATGAAAAACTGAAAACGGTAAGTCCGGCCTACGTTCAGGATAAGGTCTGGTTCGATAAGGGTGACAGACTGGTCACCGCTTCGGTATCTCCGAATGGTAAATTTGCACTTGTCGTGACTACCGCTGATGTGAAGTCCAGAGACGACTCTGACATCATGCCGCATTTCATTCAGGAAGATGCGCGGATCTTGCCTATGCGGGTGAGAAGCCGTGTTGCTGATGCAGAGCCGGTGAATCACGATGCCTGGCTGGTTAATCTGCAAACCGGTGAGAAATCAAAATTATCCTACATGAGCTTGCCCGGCTACAACGACGATGTACTTGCAGACGTGAAATCTGAAAATGCAGCTGCCCGCGGCGACAAGTATGTGGTTAACCGCCTGCCCAGAGACATAACCCTGTTCAGCAGCTGGGACCGGAACAATCCGTCTGTTCGCTGGCACAAAAATGGCGGGGCTCTTGCCCTGATGCTGGAAGCATGGGACAACAAGGATCGCTGGATTGTAACTGTTGACTTTGAAAAAGGCCGGTTTGAAACTCAGGAGCGGTTACACGATGATGCATGGGTGAATTACAGCCATAACCAGTTTGGCTGGCTCAATAACAGCGAAACACTTTTCTATCAGTCAGAAAAAGACGGTTACTCCCATCTTTATTTGCAGGTACCCGGTGAGAGTCCCCAGCAACTTACTCGTGGTCAGTTTGTCACGGAAGAGCCGGCACTCACCAGCGATGATAAGTTCATATACTATCAGGCCAATAAAAAGCACCCCGGCATTTATGAAGTTTACCGGGTGAATACCGCTACCGGTGCCAGTGAAGCCATGACCGATTTGAACGGCATAACGGACTTTGTACTCAGTCCTGATAACAACACACTGTTGTTAACTCACAGCAAAGTAAACCGACCGCCTGAGCTTTACATTAAAAAAGCCGGTGACAGTGGCGCAGCACAGAAGATCACAGATACTGTCAGTGATGCATTCCTGTCAATGCCCTGGGCCGTACCTCAGGTGGTAGCGATGCCATCATCTCATACCAGTCAGCCTGTTTATGCCCGTGTGTATTTACCTGAAGGCTACAACGAGGGTGAAAAGCGTAAAGCGGTGGTCTTTAACCACGGCGCCGGATATTTACAGAATGCGCACCTTGGCTGGTCAGGGTATTTCCGTGAATACATGTTCAACAGTATGCTGGTGCAGCAGGGTTATGTGGTGATGGACATGGATTACCGCGCATCAAAAGGCTACGGCCGCGACTGGCGTACTGCCATTTACCGTCAGATGGGCACACCTGAAGTAGAAGATTTACGGGACGGAGTGAACTGGCTGACAGAAAATGCGAATGTTGACCCGGCACGTATCGGCACCTACGGCGGCTCTTACGGTGGTTTCCTGACTTTCATGTCTATGTTTACCGCACCGGATCTGTTCGCAGCCGGCGCAGCATTACGTCCGGTAACCGACTGGGCGCATTACAATGCGCCTTATACATCTAATATTCTGAATACGCCGGATGTGGATCCCATCGCATTTGAGCGCAGTTCGCCTATTTACTTTGCAGAAGGTCTGGAAAAACCATTACTTATCATTGCTCCCATGGTTGACGACAACGTGTTCTTCCAGGACTCAGTGAGACTGGTTCAGCGCCTCATCGAACTTGAGAAAACCGATTTCGAAACGGCGATATATCCGGTTGAACCTCACGGATTCGTTCAGCCCAGTTCCTGGCTGGATGAGTACCGCAGGATCTACAAATTGTTTGATACAAACCTTTAA
- a CDS encoding glutathione peroxidase, whose protein sequence is MKKTLLLATLTLFSSATFAAENCPSVLKFVKRKLNSQETVNLCEAYQGKALLIVNTASYCGFTPQFEGLEAMYEEYKDQNFTILGFPAHDFNQEAKDEGKTAELCELTYGVKFPMFEPTVVTGDDQDPLYRMLTRATGEEPSWNFNKYLVDKDGNIVKHYGSRVKPSDEDLRADIKAAM, encoded by the coding sequence ATGAAAAAAACGCTTTTGCTTGCGACACTTACTCTGTTCAGCAGTGCTACTTTCGCTGCTGAAAACTGCCCTTCTGTCCTGAAATTTGTTAAACGTAAACTGAATTCCCAGGAAACAGTGAACCTGTGCGAAGCATACCAGGGAAAGGCTCTGCTGATCGTGAATACAGCAAGCTATTGCGGATTCACGCCGCAATTTGAAGGACTGGAAGCCATGTATGAAGAATACAAAGATCAAAACTTCACCATTCTTGGTTTTCCTGCCCACGACTTTAATCAGGAAGCAAAAGATGAAGGTAAAACGGCGGAATTATGTGAGCTGACCTACGGCGTAAAATTCCCGATGTTTGAACCTACTGTGGTTACCGGTGATGATCAGGACCCTCTGTACCGCATGCTCACCCGCGCCACCGGCGAAGAGCCTTCATGGAACTTCAATAAATACCTGGTGGATAAAGACGGTAACATCGTCAAGCACTACGGAAGCCGCGTTAAGCCCTCAGATGAAGACCTGCGCGCAGATATTAAAGCAGCCATGTAA
- a CDS encoding cystathionine gamma-synthase family protein has product MNNKGFTTRQVHADRLLNQPEHGAVHTGTTNSVLYAFEDAQGIIDVFQGKKAGHVYSRSSSGSIAALQNILNELEGGAGALCFATGMAAISSTLLSLLKAGDHIIVSQYLFGNTRCFVDTLADLGIQVSFADVTSIEDVQALYQPNTRIVFSETVANPATQVADVQAISQFCREKSLLFIIDNTMTPPPLFDAKAAGASIVISSLTKYVSGHGNVLGGVMVDLGTFDWTTYPNIKPGYQVADKGQWGITQVKKKGLRDMGATLAPGSAHAIATGLETLSLRMQRNCENAMKLATWLDSHPLVEKVYYPGLAEHPQHYTAREMLSGGYGAILSLDLVDRISPRDFLNALELVICATHLGDNRTLALPVASTIFFENGLEERQKMGISEGMIRLSVGIEDTDDLVADFTQAFGQFN; this is encoded by the coding sequence GTGAATAACAAGGGATTCACTACCCGTCAGGTACATGCAGACCGCCTTTTGAATCAACCTGAGCACGGCGCTGTGCATACAGGGACGACCAATTCTGTGCTTTATGCCTTTGAGGATGCACAAGGTATTATCGATGTCTTCCAGGGTAAGAAAGCCGGTCATGTGTATTCACGCTCTTCGTCAGGCTCGATTGCCGCGTTGCAGAATATCCTTAACGAACTTGAAGGTGGCGCAGGGGCTTTGTGCTTTGCCACAGGCATGGCTGCAATCAGCAGCACGCTTTTATCACTGCTTAAAGCGGGCGACCATATTATTGTCAGTCAGTATTTATTCGGTAATACCCGTTGCTTCGTGGATACGCTGGCGGATCTGGGTATTCAGGTCAGTTTCGCCGATGTGACATCAATAGAGGATGTACAGGCACTTTATCAGCCGAATACCCGCATTGTGTTTTCTGAAACCGTTGCGAATCCGGCTACTCAGGTCGCAGATGTTCAGGCTATCAGCCAGTTCTGCCGTGAAAAATCACTATTATTTATTATCGATAACACAATGACACCGCCGCCGCTTTTCGATGCTAAAGCTGCCGGTGCTTCTATTGTTATTTCCTCGCTGACCAAATACGTGTCCGGTCATGGCAATGTGCTGGGTGGTGTGATGGTCGATCTTGGTACGTTCGACTGGACAACTTACCCGAATATCAAACCCGGCTACCAGGTCGCTGACAAGGGGCAGTGGGGAATTACTCAGGTCAAGAAGAAGGGGCTACGTGACATGGGGGCAACATTAGCCCCGGGTTCTGCCCATGCAATTGCTACCGGTCTTGAAACCCTTTCCCTTCGTATGCAGCGTAATTGTGAGAATGCGATGAAACTGGCTACCTGGCTGGACAGTCATCCGCTGGTAGAAAAGGTGTATTATCCGGGTCTTGCTGAGCACCCTCAGCATTATACTGCCAGAGAAATGCTGTCAGGTGGCTATGGTGCCATTTTGAGTCTTGATCTGGTAGACCGCATCAGTCCACGGGACTTTTTAAATGCTCTGGAGCTGGTCATTTGTGCAACACATCTTGGTGACAACCGCACCCTGGCGCTGCCTGTTGCCTCAACCATTTTCTTTGAAAACGGACTGGAAGAAAGACAGAAAATGGGGATTTCAGAAGGTATGATCAGATTATCAGTAGGTATTGAAGATACTGACGACCTGGTAGCTGATTTTACGCAGGCTTTCGGACAGTTTAACTGA
- a CDS encoding amino acid aminotransferase: MFEVLPQLAPDPILGLSASFREDTNPAKIDLGVGVYKDEQGNTPIMTSVAKAQQILLERETSKTYITPQGHQGYIDGMLKLLLGENSKVMLADRVAAVQAPGGCGALRILSELLARCGDNLKVWVSDPTWANHIPLIGSAGLQIETYPYFDKAAAGINFDAMMETLKQTGKGDIVLLHGCCHNPTGADLTNAQWDEVLKLAQEKGFLPFIDVAYLGFGDGLEEDAYGIRLLAENLPEVIIAASCSKNFGLYRERTGLAAIVTNDSATRKIAQGQIQSVARGIYSMPPSWGGALVDIILSDTALKDEWTTEVNEMRNRMSDLRTMLVNKLAENGAQKDFSFLNTQKGMFSFLCITPEQVREVRAKHSVYFVDSSRVNVAGINQQNVDALAKALVSVL; this comes from the coding sequence GTGTTTGAAGTATTACCACAACTAGCTCCGGATCCAATTCTGGGATTGTCTGCATCATTTCGGGAAGATACCAATCCGGCTAAAATTGATTTAGGTGTTGGTGTTTATAAAGATGAGCAGGGTAATACGCCGATCATGACGTCGGTGGCTAAAGCTCAGCAAATTTTGCTGGAAAGAGAAACCTCAAAAACTTACATCACCCCGCAGGGTCATCAGGGTTATATTGATGGCATGCTGAAATTATTGCTGGGTGAAAACAGCAAAGTCATGCTGGCTGATCGCGTCGCTGCGGTTCAGGCGCCGGGTGGCTGCGGTGCGCTGCGTATTTTATCTGAATTACTTGCACGTTGCGGCGACAACCTGAAAGTGTGGGTAAGCGACCCTACGTGGGCGAATCACATCCCGTTAATCGGTTCTGCCGGTCTGCAAATCGAAACGTATCCGTACTTCGATAAAGCTGCTGCGGGCATTAATTTCGATGCGATGATGGAAACGCTTAAGCAAACCGGTAAAGGCGACATCGTGTTGCTGCACGGTTGTTGTCACAACCCTACCGGTGCAGATTTAACCAACGCACAGTGGGATGAAGTACTTAAATTGGCTCAGGAAAAAGGTTTCCTGCCATTTATCGATGTGGCTTATCTGGGTTTCGGTGACGGTCTGGAAGAAGATGCTTACGGCATCCGTTTACTGGCTGAAAACCTGCCTGAAGTGATTATTGCGGCTTCCTGTTCTAAGAACTTTGGTCTGTACCGTGAGCGCACCGGTCTGGCTGCAATTGTCACGAATGACAGTGCTACCCGTAAAATTGCCCAGGGGCAGATTCAGTCTGTTGCCCGTGGTATTTACTCTATGCCACCAAGCTGGGGCGGCGCATTAGTTGATATCATTTTGTCTGACACCGCGCTGAAGGACGAATGGACAACTGAAGTGAATGAAATGCGTAACCGCATGTCTGATTTGCGTACAATGTTAGTTAACAAACTGGCAGAGAATGGCGCCCAGAAAGATTTCAGCTTCCTGAACACCCAAAAAGGGATGTTTTCGTTCCTGTGTATTACACCGGAGCAGGTTCGTGAAGTGCGTGCAAAACACAGCGTATACTTCGTGGATTCAAGCCGCGTTAACGTTGCCGGTATCAACCAGCAGAACGTTGATGCCCTGGCTAAGGCTCTGGTTTCAGTGCTTTAA
- a CDS encoding response regulator — MNLLVVEPDDIQAEIYQLSLAEAFFVDVADSFENARIMMRDKYYQLVVCEWEIEGEKASCLTHASYKPDYAASPVIVVVSHHAEEETMVEAYNGGISYYFTKPYTIVPFYETLLAIQDQIEALQQLEHDKKQSVIASEQAVNRAAIYRLGLETLGKLNDAKSVADIAHITLTALKEQGIHAALEFRHNNRPLYFDGKSDSCDETTVKVFTTLRKQGEYFSFGQRLMLNAEHVSMLLKQTDNLTIPLQSVLTDLGTKFMPLLNMRYVALLQEQALYDAGNDVNKLVNKLHDVLIDRRDQKHKFSSRVRNVVMEDKSTGSLKDTDKEALVRLLQQATDSTLNDEELINADALLAGIAARMHSRLVDLSVREISGEDDDLDDELRGLEYF; from the coding sequence TTGAATTTACTGGTCGTCGAGCCGGATGATATTCAGGCTGAAATTTATCAGTTGTCTCTTGCTGAAGCTTTTTTTGTCGATGTAGCTGACTCTTTTGAAAATGCCCGCATCATGATGAGAGACAAATATTATCAGCTGGTAGTGTGTGAATGGGAAATTGAGGGAGAGAAGGCATCCTGCCTTACCCACGCCAGTTATAAGCCGGATTATGCGGCGTCACCGGTTATCGTTGTTGTCAGTCATCATGCTGAAGAAGAAACCATGGTTGAGGCATACAACGGCGGGATTTCTTATTATTTCACCAAGCCTTATACCATCGTACCGTTCTATGAAACTTTACTGGCCATTCAGGATCAGATTGAAGCGCTGCAGCAACTTGAACACGATAAAAAGCAATCGGTGATTGCCTCTGAACAGGCAGTAAACAGAGCGGCAATATACCGTTTAGGGTTGGAAACCCTGGGCAAACTGAATGATGCCAAAAGTGTTGCCGATATCGCTCATATTACTCTCACAGCATTAAAAGAGCAGGGGATCCATGCTGCTCTTGAGTTCAGGCATAATAACCGGCCTCTTTATTTTGACGGTAAGTCAGACTCCTGTGATGAAACTACCGTTAAAGTGTTTACAACCCTTCGCAAGCAGGGAGAGTATTTTTCTTTCGGACAACGACTCATGCTGAATGCTGAGCACGTCTCTATGCTGTTGAAACAAACTGATAACCTCACCATTCCGTTGCAATCAGTCCTCACAGATTTAGGCACGAAATTCATGCCCCTGCTAAACATGCGTTATGTCGCATTATTGCAGGAGCAGGCCTTGTATGATGCCGGTAACGATGTCAACAAGTTGGTGAACAAGCTTCACGATGTGCTTATTGACCGCAGGGATCAAAAACATAAATTCTCTTCCAGAGTGCGTAATGTGGTCATGGAGGACAAAAGCACAGGGTCTCTGAAAGACACTGACAAAGAAGCTCTGGTCCGGCTATTACAACAGGCGACAGACAGCACGTTAAATGACGAAGAACTGATTAATGCAGATGCGTTACTTGCAGGCATTGCCGCCAGGATGCATAGCCGGCTGGTGGATTTATCTGTCAGGGAAATTTCCGGAGAGGATGACGATCTGGATGACGAATTAAGAGGGCTGGAATATTTCTGA
- a CDS encoding efflux RND transporter permease subunit, producing the protein MSKIDTHKGIIAWFARNSVAANLLMIILLVGGLFSAFSIQKQVFPAFDIDVINVRVPYLGAAPQEVEEGVILKIEEAVKDLDGIKQITSTAVEGMGTVSIEVDEDYDVQEVLDEVKVQVDAIPTFPGNTEKPVVYRQKIQQDVIWISVYGEATERELKEFAKNMRDEIANLPGISSVSVVGARDYEVAIELSEMALQKYNLTFSEVVDVVRQSSVDLPGGAIKTENGDILLRTKGQAYRGDDFARIVLLTDNNGTRVTLGDVAAIKDGFVEDNQFSEFDGKPAVNLRVRAVGDQNALDISDQVNQYIEKNKEDFPGNITADTWGDSSFYLADRLNMMLSNMFFGALLVFIVLSLFLKIKLAFWVIWGLPVCFLGTLLVMPMEAVDVSINMLSLFAFILVLGIVVDDAIIMGESAYSEIDKKGHSTENVIIGVKKVAMPATFGVLTTVAAFTPMLMVSGPFGVIWKTIGWVVIICLLFSLLESKLILPAHLAHMKLKPYDPAKANRFQRFRDFFSEGIKTFIDKVYAPFLRKAIHMRYLTLSIFLAMMILTIGLFMGGIVRFVFFPNIPSDFMMASFELEPGSSLQQRDQTLATMLDAMYRMDKNVTDETGAGIIKHAIAFDSGTTGGEVFVEMTKGESREMKDFEIHQRWRDEMPEIPGVKSFNIGAPGGMGSGADLSFEFSSSDIAALQSVSEALKTRLSSFDGVTDINDTFAGGSDEIQLSLTTQAEALGISLQQLGQQVRYGFYGAEVQRVQRDDEEVKVMVRYPKEERSSVSHLQEMRVRAPNGDDIPFEEVGEITLGKGYDSIIRVDGSRSVTVTAKVDKDMLDPGEITKEVVMKIVPELLKQYPKVHFKLQGNSKEEADAMMGLVKGLLFALFAIYALLAIPLRSYSQPLIIMSVIPFGVVGAIFGHLVLGLAVSVLSICGIIALSGVVVNDSLIMVDFVNRARQEGHKLIDAAILAGTQRFRAIILTSLTTFMGLMPIVAEKSLQAQIVIPMAVSLAFGILFATVITLLLVPCLYLMMHDVRKLFRSRRDEKVRIYGEAESTTD; encoded by the coding sequence ATGAGTAAAATCGATACTCATAAGGGCATTATTGCCTGGTTTGCCCGTAACAGTGTGGCTGCCAACCTGCTGATGATAATATTGCTTGTTGGCGGTCTGTTCTCTGCATTCTCGATTCAGAAACAGGTATTTCCGGCTTTTGATATTGATGTGATCAATGTGAGGGTGCCTTATCTGGGTGCTGCGCCTCAGGAGGTGGAAGAGGGCGTTATACTGAAAATTGAAGAGGCGGTTAAAGATCTCGACGGTATTAAACAAATTACCTCAACCGCTGTAGAAGGCATGGGCACCGTCAGCATTGAAGTCGATGAAGACTACGATGTGCAGGAAGTACTTGATGAAGTAAAAGTGCAGGTTGATGCCATTCCGACATTTCCCGGTAACACCGAGAAGCCGGTGGTATACCGCCAGAAAATTCAGCAGGATGTTATCTGGATCTCAGTCTATGGCGAAGCGACTGAACGGGAACTGAAAGAATTCGCCAAAAACATGCGGGATGAGATTGCCAATCTGCCCGGAATTTCCAGTGTTTCCGTTGTGGGTGCAAGAGACTACGAAGTCGCCATAGAACTGTCTGAAATGGCGCTGCAGAAATACAACCTGACTTTTTCAGAAGTGGTGGATGTTGTCCGCCAGTCCAGTGTGGATTTGCCCGGCGGTGCGATAAAAACGGAAAACGGCGATATTCTTTTACGTACCAAAGGTCAGGCATACCGGGGAGATGATTTTGCCCGCATTGTACTGCTGACAGACAACAACGGCACCCGCGTTACACTGGGTGATGTGGCGGCCATAAAAGACGGCTTTGTTGAAGATAATCAGTTTTCAGAATTCGACGGTAAACCTGCTGTAAACCTGCGGGTCCGTGCTGTGGGTGATCAGAATGCGCTGGATATTTCTGATCAGGTTAATCAGTACATTGAGAAAAACAAAGAAGACTTCCCGGGAAATATTACTGCCGATACCTGGGGAGACAGCTCATTTTACCTGGCCGATCGCCTGAACATGATGCTTTCAAACATGTTTTTCGGTGCTCTGCTGGTTTTTATTGTTCTGTCTCTGTTCCTGAAAATTAAACTCGCTTTCTGGGTTATCTGGGGGTTACCGGTGTGTTTTCTGGGCACGTTACTGGTAATGCCCATGGAAGCGGTTGATGTGTCTATCAACATGCTAAGCCTGTTTGCCTTTATTCTGGTGCTGGGCATCGTGGTGGATGACGCCATTATTATGGGCGAGTCGGCATACTCTGAAATCGATAAAAAAGGGCACAGTACAGAAAATGTCATTATTGGTGTTAAGAAAGTGGCAATGCCGGCTACCTTTGGTGTGCTGACTACCGTTGCTGCCTTTACACCTATGCTAATGGTTTCAGGGCCCTTCGGCGTGATCTGGAAGACAATCGGCTGGGTTGTAATCATCTGTCTGCTGTTCTCCCTGCTGGAGTCAAAGCTCATTCTGCCTGCCCACCTGGCTCATATGAAATTAAAGCCCTATGACCCGGCAAAAGCCAATCGCTTCCAGCGCTTCCGGGATTTTTTCAGTGAAGGTATCAAAACCTTTATCGATAAGGTGTACGCCCCGTTTTTACGCAAAGCCATTCACATGCGTTATCTGACTTTGTCGATATTTCTGGCCATGATGATCCTGACTATCGGACTGTTTATGGGCGGTATAGTACGCTTCGTATTCTTTCCGAATATTCCCAGTGACTTCATGATGGCATCTTTCGAACTTGAGCCGGGTTCTTCGCTGCAACAGCGGGATCAGACCCTCGCGACAATGCTGGATGCCATGTACCGCATGGATAAAAATGTCACAGATGAAACCGGTGCCGGCATCATTAAACACGCCATTGCTTTTGACAGCGGTACTACGGGCGGTGAAGTCTTCGTGGAAATGACAAAAGGCGAAAGCCGTGAAATGAAAGACTTTGAGATCCACCAGCGCTGGCGGGATGAAATGCCTGAAATTCCCGGCGTAAAATCCTTCAATATCGGCGCGCCTGGGGGAATGGGGAGCGGGGCTGATCTCAGTTTTGAATTCAGTTCATCAGATATTGCCGCTTTACAATCTGTCAGTGAAGCATTAAAAACCAGATTATCGTCTTTTGACGGGGTGACAGATATCAATGATACGTTTGCCGGTGGCAGCGATGAAATTCAGCTTTCTCTGACCACGCAGGCAGAGGCGCTGGGGATCTCACTTCAGCAGCTCGGCCAACAGGTACGGTATGGTTTCTATGGTGCTGAAGTACAACGGGTGCAGCGTGACGATGAAGAAGTCAAAGTCATGGTGCGATATCCCAAAGAGGAACGCTCATCGGTTTCTCATTTGCAGGAAATGCGGGTAAGGGCGCCTAATGGCGATGATATTCCGTTTGAAGAAGTGGGTGAAATCACATTAGGCAAAGGCTATGACTCTATTATCCGTGTAGACGGCAGCCGTTCGGTGACGGTAACCGCAAAGGTCGACAAGGATATGTTGGATCCCGGTGAAATTACCAAAGAAGTGGTCATGAAAATCGTGCCTGAATTACTCAAACAGTATCCGAAGGTGCACTTTAAACTGCAGGGCAACTCCAAAGAAGAAGCCGATGCAATGATGGGGCTGGTTAAAGGGCTGCTCTTTGCTTTATTCGCCATCTATGCACTACTGGCCATTCCGCTTCGCTCATACAGTCAACCGCTGATCATTATGTCTGTGATCCCGTTTGGTGTAGTCGGGGCCATATTTGGCCATCTTGTGCTGGGACTTGCTGTGAGCGTGCTGTCAATTTGCGGCATCATTGCGTTATCCGGGGTGGTGGTAAATGACAGCTTAATCATGGTGGATTTCGTTAACCGTGCCAGACAGGAAGGACACAAGTTAATTGATGCCGCTATTCTCGCCGGTACCCAACGCTTCAGAGCCATCATTCTGACCTCACTGACAACCTTTATGGGGCTGATGCCCATCGTAGCAGAAAAGAGTTTGCAGGCTCAGATTGTGATACCCATGGCTGTATCACTGGCTTTCGGTATTCTTTTCGCCACGGTGATCACCCTTCTGCTGGTGCCTTGTCTGTACCTGATGATGCACGATGTACGCAAACTGTTCAGAAGCCGGCGTGATGAGAAAGTCCGGATTTACGGAGAAGCAGAATCTACCACTGATTAA